A region of Natribaculum luteum DNA encodes the following proteins:
- a CDS encoding replication factor C large subunit, whose amino-acid sequence MTDWTEKYRPSTLSEVRGNNKARDQLKEWAETWDDHRKAVIVHGSPGVGKTSAAHALANDMGWPVMELNASDDRKADVIERVAGEASKSGTLTGGEAGRRLVILDEADNFHGSADYGGSREVTKVVKNASQPIVLVANEFYDMSQSLRNACETIEFRDVSKRSIVPVLRDICRREGIEYDEAALEKIADSTSGDLRSAVNDLQAIAEEAETLTVDDVVTGERDRTEGIFDFLDALIKEEDAEGALRSSYDVDETPDDLLNWIEDNVPKDYEGAELADAYGFLSNADRWLGRVRATQDYSFWRYATDNMTAGVAASRREPKGGWTRYGPPSYWSKLGRTRGTRDTRDSIAERIAEREGTSVATARREIVPFLSELTHHCRNRDLTIRMAAAYDFDADDVSFVTGSGTDTNKVQSIVEEAVERKIEETVERSGNAFFDSSGSDGDDTADADSSDEASDSADQQTLDASSDEPNDDDRGEDATDDNQSGLSDFL is encoded by the coding sequence ATGACCGACTGGACGGAAAAGTACCGCCCGTCGACGCTGTCGGAGGTGCGGGGCAACAACAAGGCCCGCGACCAGTTGAAAGAGTGGGCCGAGACCTGGGACGACCACCGGAAGGCGGTCATCGTCCACGGCAGTCCGGGCGTCGGCAAGACCTCGGCCGCCCATGCGCTGGCCAACGACATGGGCTGGCCGGTCATGGAACTCAACGCGAGCGACGATCGGAAGGCCGACGTCATCGAGCGGGTCGCCGGCGAGGCCTCGAAAAGCGGCACGCTCACCGGCGGCGAGGCCGGCCGCCGACTCGTGATCCTGGACGAGGCGGACAACTTCCACGGCTCTGCGGACTACGGCGGCTCCCGGGAGGTCACGAAGGTCGTCAAGAACGCGAGCCAGCCGATCGTCCTGGTCGCAAACGAGTTCTACGACATGAGCCAGTCGCTGCGAAACGCCTGCGAGACGATCGAGTTTCGCGACGTCTCCAAACGGTCGATCGTCCCCGTCCTGCGGGACATCTGCCGACGCGAGGGCATCGAGTACGACGAGGCAGCCCTCGAGAAGATCGCCGACTCCACCTCCGGCGACCTCCGATCGGCGGTCAACGACCTCCAGGCGATCGCCGAGGAGGCAGAGACACTGACCGTCGACGACGTGGTCACGGGCGAGCGCGACCGCACGGAGGGCATCTTCGACTTCCTCGACGCGCTCATCAAGGAGGAAGACGCCGAAGGGGCGTTGCGATCGTCCTACGACGTCGACGAGACGCCGGACGACCTGCTCAACTGGATCGAGGATAACGTCCCCAAAGACTACGAGGGGGCGGAACTGGCCGACGCCTACGGCTTCCTCTCGAACGCCGACCGCTGGCTGGGACGCGTCCGGGCGACGCAGGACTACTCGTTCTGGCGGTACGCGACCGACAACATGACCGCGGGCGTCGCCGCCTCCCGTCGCGAACCCAAAGGCGGCTGGACCCGTTACGGCCCGCCGAGTTACTGGTCGAAACTCGGCCGAACCCGCGGGACGCGCGACACCCGCGACTCGATCGCCGAACGGATCGCCGAACGCGAGGGAACGAGCGTCGCGACCGCGCGCCGCGAGATCGTCCCGTTCCTCTCGGAACTGACCCACCACTGCCGAAACCGGGACCTGACGATCCGGATGGCCGCCGCCTACGACTTCGACGCGGACGACGTCTCGTTCGTCACTGGAAGCGGTACCGACACCAACAAAGTGCAGTCGATCGTCGAGGAAGCGGTGGAACGAAAGATAGAGGAGACGGTCGAACGGTCTGGAAACGCCTTCTTCGACAGTTCTGGGTCGGACGGCGACGACACAGCGGACGCCGACTCGAGCGACGA